From Scomber japonicus isolate fScoJap1 chromosome 22, fScoJap1.pri, whole genome shotgun sequence, one genomic window encodes:
- the LOC128383478 gene encoding transmembrane protein 272-like: MADDDDLDATKAMKICSQVIMFILSVTQLAIASKYRYDCAQQPDLPSLLLAFGTLTLLMAVFATLTCCARREIYDYYWNFMICLFFFGWLIGGISMVYSIKEPNDNKNSTSVEPYCNKTLYLFAFVMTTMVYILLGSCMLGICCFLIYKFRQY, from the exons ATGGCAGACGATGATGACTTAGACGCAACAAAGGCGATGAAAA TATGTTCCCAGGTGATTATGTTCATCCTGTCTGTAACTCAGCTAGCAATAG CATCGAAGTACCGTTATGACTGTGCACAGCAGCCCGACCTCCCTTCCTTATTGTTGGCATTCGGAACCTTGACCCTTTTAATGGCTGTGTTCGCCACCCTGACCTGCTGCGCCAGACGGGAAATTTACGACTACTATTGGAACTTTATGATATGTCTCTTCTTCTTTGGCTGGTTGATCGGTG gaatATCTATGGTCTACTCTATTAAGGAGCCAAACGACAACAAGAACAGTACAAGTGTGGAGCCGTACTGCAACAAGACGCTGTACCTGTTCGCCTTTGTGATGACCACCATGGTCTACATCTTATTGGGCTCGTGCATGTTGGGCATCTGCTGCTTCCTCATCTACAAATTCAGGCAGTACTAG